The Streptomyces laurentii genome contains a region encoding:
- a CDS encoding hypothetical protein (identified by MetaGeneAnnotator; putative;~sequence version:1) translates to MIHIAETVAIGSVEGFLTAGERDQLAALMRAFLTSERRSDFGEQRSSSIHEIPGHTPEQAMAVYEPAGRVEIPKIPEQAEHLLQDAFDRARPALSRVMPSITTCRPWTYVEYGPGQHITSHLDGIAPDPLAWPRQIAGISVVISEAAAGGGFYVETSSDSRLWDTRLDHSPGSGYAPGIWLAHDGADHSAGWFTQMPRTRWTVSPAQGTALLYGSQLAHGTEPVVRGRCAKFISWLTAEAGER, encoded by the coding sequence GTGATCCACATCGCCGAGACCGTCGCCATCGGAAGCGTCGAAGGCTTCCTCACCGCCGGCGAGCGGGACCAGCTCGCCGCCCTGATGCGCGCCTTCCTCACCTCCGAGCGCCGAAGCGACTTCGGCGAGCAGCGCAGCAGCTCCATCCACGAGATCCCCGGCCACACCCCGGAGCAGGCGATGGCCGTGTACGAGCCGGCCGGGCGAGTGGAGATCCCGAAAATCCCCGAGCAGGCCGAGCACCTGCTCCAGGACGCCTTCGACCGGGCCCGCCCCGCCTTGTCCCGCGTCATGCCGTCAATCACGACGTGCCGTCCGTGGACATACGTCGAGTACGGGCCCGGCCAGCACATCACCTCCCACCTCGACGGCATCGCCCCCGACCCGCTCGCCTGGCCCCGGCAGATCGCCGGCATCAGCGTGGTGATCAGCGAGGCGGCGGCCGGCGGCGGGTTCTACGTCGAGACCTCCTCCGACAGCCGCCTGTGGGACACCCGCCTCGACCACTCCCCCGGCAGCGGCTACGCGCCCGGCATTTGGCTGGCGCACGACGGCGCCGACCACTCCGCCGGCTGGTTCACGCAGATGCCCCGTACCCGCTGGACCGTGAGCCCCGCCCAGGGCACCGCCCTGCTCTACGGCTCCCAGCTCGCCCACGGCACCGAGCCGGTGGTCCGCGGGCGGTGCGCGAAGTTCATCAGCTGGCTGACCGCCGAGGCCGGCGAGCGGTGA
- a CDS encoding 50S ribosomal protein L13 (identified by MetaGeneAnnotator; putative;~sequence version:1), translating to MSAERVLDELTVHQLLGRIVYFHVLLIAPDLPAADRAPASGPACCRHRAPASRSPETVLAGSAWGALLEVAAELPGHHRPCPRTSNACCAACRVTSAAAAAGSGWAAAEHRAYHQHSPAPGLLDACGRAAASRVGRVFAARHATACASLDRLTADPPAPETLPGVDELPLTGELLALWADPAATTQAPVVSWLNHCTGGLGDVRRVLESRRNPS from the coding sequence GTGAGCGCGGAACGGGTCCTTGACGAACTGACCGTCCACCAGCTGCTCGGGCGCATCGTGTACTTCCACGTCCTGCTCATCGCCCCCGATCTGCCGGCCGCCGATCGGGCGCCGGCATCCGGACCGGCCTGCTGCCGCCATCGGGCTCCCGCCTCCCGGTCGCCGGAGACGGTGCTGGCGGGCTCCGCGTGGGGAGCGCTCCTGGAGGTCGCGGCCGAGCTGCCCGGCCACCACCGGCCCTGCCCGCGCACGTCCAACGCGTGCTGCGCGGCCTGTCGTGTCACCTCGGCAGCGGCGGCGGCAGGGAGCGGCTGGGCTGCGGCCGAGCACCGGGCCTACCACCAGCATTCTCCGGCGCCGGGGCTCCTGGATGCTTGCGGACGTGCAGCGGCCAGCCGGGTGGGGCGGGTCTTCGCCGCCCGGCACGCCACCGCGTGCGCGTCCCTGGACCGGCTCACCGCCGATCCGCCAGCTCCCGAAACCCTGCCCGGTGTGGACGAGCTGCCGCTGACCGGCGAGCTGCTGGCCCTGTGGGCGGACCCGGCCGCCACCACCCAGGCGCCTGTGGTCAGTTGGCTCAACCACTGCACCGGCGGCCTGGGCGACGTCCGCCGCGTGCTCGAATCAAGGAGGAACCCGTCGTGA
- a CDS encoding radical SAM domain-containing protein (Arylsulfatase regulator (Fe-S oxidoreductase) [General function prediction only]; COG0641;~FeS/SAM binding site;~PFAM: Radical SAM domain protein; KEGG: sec:SC0032 putative arylsulfatase regulatory protein;~Radical SAM superfamily. Enzymes ofthis family generate radicals by combining a 4Fe-4S cluster and S-adenosylmethionine (SAM) in close proximity. They are characterized by aconserved CxxxCxxC motif, which coordinates the conserved iron-sulfur cluster; cd01335;~identified by MetaGeneAnnotator; putative;~radical SAM additional 4Fe4S-binding SPASM domain; TIGR04085;~radical SAM domain-containing protein [Salinispora arenicola CNS-205]) — protein MHSIPARHSPIDELYRGLMDDDGEAAVSVILKVRGETCDIDCLYCYEKRKEAPGGARIDAGQVRRLAEIFPGRRLAVELHGGEPLTAGREHIAEVLRELAVQPAVVRVSMQTNGARLDDAWLDLFETAYPRLRIGVSLDGDAKGNAWRVGYDGAPVYPKAAAALRLLAARGWKAGVIAAVTPAVVGRAEEVVDHLAEFEAVNAVSFVPCFDAPVQRPTASSVRWVPASRRLQQAAVGAESGPAWAISPSQYAEFVLAATARWIAGGHFTRLKLEPAVSAIRRLRGLGTAFCHFSDLKCDHVFTLYPDGRLGSCDELPWPQAQLTRLDQSAGEPDIVAAQRRLPLLNQGKDLMGRCTDCSYRSACGGGCIATRWRYEKTGDQDAYCDYRMRMIDGIAALLAQPAHPDGAWCRTTRWRPQTPNSMRDIDVFLSRWDRPDADRPPVRLHTSAYGNINTVGEPGVHEADDLDPGHPQWHEAIEAGVRPLVDAVTGPWGCVTYDSCEGHLYDGLGMLPTERRIGVLPRNRAEYARVAAALCRAATAAAPALPASVQVTVGRAELECESSARSVPVVDLVLLPAPGHGWAEYFAAVDEATRAVAAALGGERPTGYRCACPVPAPDVSRREGVPV, from the coding sequence ATGCACAGCATCCCCGCCCGGCACAGTCCGATCGACGAGCTGTACCGCGGCCTGATGGACGACGATGGCGAGGCCGCCGTCTCGGTGATCCTGAAGGTGCGCGGGGAGACCTGCGACATCGACTGCCTGTACTGCTACGAGAAGCGCAAGGAGGCCCCGGGAGGCGCGCGGATCGACGCCGGGCAGGTGCGCCGGCTCGCCGAGATCTTCCCGGGCCGCCGGCTCGCAGTCGAGCTGCACGGCGGTGAACCGCTGACCGCGGGCCGCGAGCACATCGCCGAGGTGCTCCGCGAGCTCGCCGTACAGCCGGCCGTGGTCCGTGTCTCGATGCAGACCAACGGGGCCCGGCTGGACGACGCGTGGCTGGACCTCTTCGAGACCGCGTACCCGAGGCTGCGGATCGGGGTGTCTCTGGACGGGGACGCGAAGGGCAACGCCTGGAGGGTCGGGTACGACGGAGCGCCGGTGTACCCGAAGGCGGCTGCCGCCCTTCGGCTCCTGGCTGCCCGCGGGTGGAAGGCCGGGGTGATCGCGGCGGTCACCCCGGCCGTCGTCGGCCGCGCCGAGGAGGTCGTGGATCACCTGGCCGAGTTCGAGGCGGTCAACGCCGTCAGCTTCGTTCCCTGCTTCGACGCTCCCGTGCAGCGGCCCACCGCCTCCTCCGTTCGGTGGGTTCCGGCGAGCCGTCGGCTCCAGCAGGCCGCCGTCGGCGCCGAAAGCGGGCCGGCCTGGGCGATCAGCCCGTCTCAGTACGCCGAGTTCGTCCTCGCCGCCACGGCCCGGTGGATCGCGGGCGGACACTTCACCCGACTGAAGCTGGAACCGGCGGTGTCGGCGATCCGCCGGCTGCGGGGACTGGGGACCGCCTTCTGCCACTTCTCCGACCTGAAGTGCGATCACGTCTTCACGCTCTACCCCGACGGCCGCCTGGGCAGCTGCGACGAACTCCCCTGGCCCCAGGCCCAGCTCACCCGCCTCGACCAGAGTGCGGGTGAACCCGACATCGTCGCCGCCCAGCGCAGGCTCCCGCTGCTGAACCAGGGCAAGGACCTGATGGGACGGTGCACCGACTGCTCGTACCGCTCGGCGTGCGGCGGAGGGTGTATCGCCACCCGCTGGCGCTACGAGAAGACCGGCGACCAGGACGCCTACTGCGACTACCGGATGCGGATGATCGACGGGATCGCGGCCCTCCTCGCCCAGCCCGCCCACCCGGACGGCGCCTGGTGCCGCACCACCCGGTGGCGTCCGCAGACCCCGAACAGCATGCGGGACATCGATGTCTTCCTCTCCCGGTGGGACCGCCCGGACGCGGACCGTCCGCCCGTGCGGCTGCACACCAGCGCGTACGGCAACATCAACACCGTCGGCGAACCCGGCGTGCACGAGGCCGATGACCTCGACCCGGGTCACCCGCAGTGGCACGAGGCGATCGAGGCCGGTGTCCGACCGCTGGTCGACGCCGTCACCGGCCCGTGGGGCTGCGTCACGTACGACAGCTGCGAGGGCCACTTGTACGACGGCCTCGGCATGCTCCCCACCGAGCGCCGGATCGGGGTCCTGCCGCGCAACCGCGCGGAGTACGCCCGCGTGGCCGCCGCCCTGTGCCGTGCGGCCACCGCCGCGGCCCCCGCCCTGCCCGCTTCCGTCCAGGTAACGGTGGGCCGCGCCGAACTGGAGTGCGAGAGCAGTGCGCGCAGTGTCCCTGTGGTCGACCTGGTTCTGCTGCCCGCGCCCGGACACGGCTGGGCGGAGTACTTCGCGGCCGTGGACGAGGCAACCCGGGCCGTCGCCGCCGCCCTCGGCGGCGAGCGGCCGACCGGCTACCGGTGCGCCTGTCCCGTCCCCGCGCCCGACGTGTCCCGTCGTGAGGGGGTGCCGGTGTGA
- a CDS encoding mutT/nudix family protein (MutT or nudix family protein [Streptomyces venezuelae ATCC10712];~Nudix hydrolase isa superfamily of enzymes found in all three kingdoms of life, and it catalyzes the hydrolysis of NUcleoside DIphosphates linked to other moieties, X. Enzymes belonging to this superfamily require a divalent cation, such as Mg2+ or Mn2+...; cl00447;~identified by MetaGeneAnnotator; putative), with amino-acid sequence MPEKTIKAKALCYIVRDGRLLVHRHTDFPWEEVGVQVPAGSIRDGETPEAAALREAREETGLNDFKIVRKLGVTSYDMGPYRPEIQERHTFLMELTEPTPERWPSQEDHDGHGEPTRFECFWIPLETAHVLQSGQGALLGLLDI; translated from the coding sequence GTGCCCGAGAAGACCATCAAGGCCAAAGCGCTGTGCTACATCGTGCGCGACGGCCGACTGCTGGTCCACCGCCACACCGACTTCCCCTGGGAGGAAGTCGGCGTCCAGGTCCCGGCAGGCAGCATCCGCGACGGCGAGACGCCCGAGGCGGCGGCGCTGCGCGAGGCCCGCGAGGAGACCGGACTGAACGACTTCAAGATCGTGCGCAAGCTCGGCGTCACCTCGTACGACATGGGCCCGTACCGCCCCGAGATCCAGGAGCGGCACACCTTCCTGATGGAGCTGACCGAGCCGACGCCCGAGCGGTGGCCGAGCCAGGAGGACCACGACGGGCACGGTGAGCCGACGAGGTTCGAGTGCTTCTGGATCCCGCTGGAGACCGCGCACGTGCTCCAGTCCGGGCAAGGCGCGCTCCTCGGGCTCCTGGACATCTGA